A DNA window from Gigantopelta aegis isolate Gae_Host chromosome 4, Gae_host_genome, whole genome shotgun sequence contains the following coding sequences:
- the LOC121369887 gene encoding retinol dehydrogenase 12-like, whose translation MKYYGNSKMYQIQHMSCLVRRLQDSKVSVTCLHPGVVATEINRNFSDMRCFHCTIECMNNAGCFKSSYQRAITLIDAAVNPKWNGVSDVYFVKTKPAATTSAARNKQYQEDLWKYSLHCLQDYLSDDVISAWEGLK comes from the exons ATGAAGTATTACGGAAACTCCAAGATGTACCAG ATACAGCACATGTCCTGTCTAGTCCGCCGACTCCAGGATTCGAAAGTCAGTGTCACGTGTCTTCATCCAGGTGTGGTGGCTACAGAGATAAATAGAAATTTCAGTGACATGCGATGCTTTCACTGCACAATCGAGTGTATGAACAATGCAG GTTGTTTTAAGTCGTCTTATCAACGGGCGATAACTCTGATCGACGCGGCAGTCAACCCCAAGTGGAATGGCGTCAGTGACGTATACTTTGTGAAGACTAAACCAGCAGCAACAACTAGTGCAGCGAG AAACAAGCAATACCAAGAGGACCTTTGGAAGTACTCCCTGCATTGTTTACAGGATTATTtgtctgatgacgtcatatccGCATGGGAAGGACTCAAATAG